A part of Komagataeibacter medellinensis NBRC 3288 genomic DNA contains:
- a CDS encoding DUF2946 family protein, producing MGQARHPFMHDMPVIRWVMVLCACLGLWGQLLVESRSLPGELPRGTIMRLTGIDIAPVATRTERHAAPPHHHMAMANAPHEHGDMPPHGHDHAEGCPLCPLLHLPALALVVLPFLPLPPMAWAAHRHEPRQPRAPPPTPLGLPPACGPPSIS from the coding sequence ATGGGCCAAGCCCGCCACCCCTTCATGCATGACATGCCTGTGATCCGCTGGGTCATGGTGCTGTGTGCGTGCCTGGGGCTATGGGGCCAGTTGCTGGTTGAAAGCCGCAGCCTGCCCGGCGAACTGCCGCGCGGCACCATCATGCGGCTGACGGGAATCGATATCGCTCCCGTCGCAACGCGGACAGAACGCCACGCAGCGCCGCCGCATCACCACATGGCGATGGCGAACGCGCCCCATGAGCATGGCGACATGCCCCCCCATGGCCACGACCATGCCGAAGGCTGCCCGCTCTGCCCGCTCCTGCACCTGCCTGCCCTTGCGCTGGTGGTTCTGCCCTTCCTGCCCCTGCCGCCCATGGCATGGGCCGCCCACCGGCACGAACCCCGCCAGCCCCGCGCGCCCCCTCCCACTCCGCTGGGGCTGCCCCCGGCCTGCGGGCCACCTTCCATCTCCTGA
- a CDS encoding TonB-dependent receptor, with the protein MLAASLHPLGARAQTTVTLPGLSIEDTADSTPMGDRLLSAASPSATQRTAASLSSPDAASLFRNQPGVSTYSAGGLASLPVLNGMADDRVATVVDGVRIASGCPNHMNPALSFIDPDSVDTATAIAGITPVSMGGDSTGGTIDVERKDPQFARHGKVLVTGHVTGTYRSNGGGYGASGSLTVANDTFSLRYNASYAQAGDYEGGGDAGLVRSTSYLTYNHAVTFGVHKGNHLLALTFGQQDTPHEGFANQYMDMTNNRSTFVNGKYLGTFDWGELEARGYWQREDHAMDFLPDRAKTTHMPMNTNARMAGYSIKATIPLAEGQTLRLGSSFDHSGLNDWWPPVAGSMMMGPDTYHSINNGHRDRLGHFVEWEAAWTPRVTTLLGFRNDLVMMNTGPVSGYSSTMSMMNMANINAANAFNTTDRGRTDVNFDVTALVRWKPRRDLTIEGGYARKTRSPNLYERYAWGRSAMVTSMINWFGDGNGYVGNPDLKPEVANTASITADWHDPDGDRWDLKVQPYYTYTHDYINAYRLASARQFYTLGFANHNAQSYGINGSGNYRLWQNARFGRGEIVANLNWVRGQDLTNGAGLYHQMPTNGSVTLNERWKNWSGRVEMTFVKAKDTVDWVRNEPRTPGYALLGLGGQYHWRYMTLDASIDNVLNQKYELPLGGWSLADYAATGSLRALPGMGRSFNVSLTASF; encoded by the coding sequence ATGCTGGCGGCCTCCCTGCACCCGCTGGGCGCGCGCGCCCAGACAACCGTGACCCTGCCCGGCCTCTCGATCGAGGATACGGCGGACAGCACCCCCATGGGCGACCGCCTGCTTTCAGCGGCGTCCCCTTCCGCCACGCAGCGCACGGCGGCCAGCCTGAGCAGCCCCGATGCCGCCAGCCTGTTTCGCAACCAGCCCGGTGTCAGCACGTATTCCGCAGGCGGGCTGGCCTCGCTGCCCGTGCTCAACGGCATGGCCGATGACCGCGTGGCCACCGTGGTCGATGGCGTGCGCATCGCCTCGGGCTGCCCCAACCACATGAACCCTGCCCTGTCCTTCATCGACCCCGACAGCGTGGACACCGCCACCGCCATCGCGGGCATAACCCCCGTGAGCATGGGCGGCGACAGCACCGGCGGCACGATCGATGTCGAGCGCAAGGACCCGCAGTTTGCCAGGCATGGCAAGGTGCTCGTGACCGGGCATGTCACCGGCACCTATCGCAGCAATGGCGGCGGGTATGGCGCCTCGGGCAGCCTGACGGTGGCCAATGACACGTTCAGCCTGCGCTACAATGCCTCCTACGCGCAGGCGGGTGATTATGAAGGTGGCGGGGATGCGGGGCTGGTGCGCTCGACAAGCTACCTGACCTACAACCATGCCGTGACCTTTGGCGTGCACAAGGGCAACCATCTGCTGGCCCTGACCTTTGGCCAGCAGGACACCCCGCATGAAGGGTTTGCCAACCAGTACATGGACATGACGAACAACCGCTCCACCTTCGTCAACGGCAAGTATCTCGGCACGTTCGACTGGGGCGAGCTTGAGGCCCGGGGCTACTGGCAGCGCGAGGACCACGCCATGGACTTCCTGCCCGACCGCGCCAAGACCACCCACATGCCCATGAACACCAATGCCCGCATGGCCGGCTACAGCATCAAGGCCACCATCCCCCTGGCGGAAGGCCAGACCCTGCGGCTGGGCAGTTCGTTCGACCATTCCGGCCTCAATGACTGGTGGCCGCCGGTTGCGGGCAGCATGATGATGGGGCCGGACACCTATCACAGCATCAATAACGGCCACCGCGACCGGCTGGGCCATTTTGTGGAATGGGAGGCCGCCTGGACCCCGCGCGTGACCACGCTGCTGGGCTTTCGCAATGACCTGGTCATGATGAATACCGGCCCGGTATCGGGCTATTCATCGACCATGAGCATGATGAACATGGCCAACATCAACGCGGCCAATGCCTTCAACACCACCGACCGGGGCCGGACGGATGTGAACTTCGATGTCACCGCCCTGGTGCGCTGGAAGCCACGCCGCGACCTGACCATCGAGGGCGGCTATGCCCGCAAGACCCGCTCGCCCAACCTGTACGAGCGCTATGCCTGGGGCCGCTCGGCCATGGTCACGAGCATGATCAACTGGTTTGGCGATGGCAACGGCTACGTGGGCAACCCCGACCTCAAGCCCGAGGTCGCCAATACCGCCTCCATCACCGCTGACTGGCATGACCCCGATGGCGACCGGTGGGACCTCAAGGTCCAGCCCTACTACACCTACACCCACGACTACATAAACGCCTACCGCCTTGCCAGCGCGAGGCAGTTCTACACGCTGGGCTTTGCCAACCATAATGCCCAGAGCTACGGCATCAACGGATCGGGCAATTACCGGCTGTGGCAGAATGCCCGCTTTGGCCGGGGCGAGATCGTGGCCAACCTCAACTGGGTGCGCGGGCAGGACCTGACCAATGGCGCGGGGCTGTACCACCAGATGCCCACCAATGGCAGCGTCACGCTGAACGAACGGTGGAAGAACTGGAGCGGCCGGGTCGAGATGACCTTCGTCAAGGCCAAGGACACGGTGGACTGGGTGCGCAACGAACCCCGCACCCCCGGCTATGCCCTGCTGGGGCTGGGCGGGCAGTATCACTGGCGCTACATGACGCTCGATGCCAGCATCGACAACGTGCTGAACCAGAAATACGAACTGCCGCTGGGCGGCTGGTCGCTGGCCGATTACGCCGCCACCGGCAGCCTGCGCGCCCTGCCCGGCATGGGGCGGTCGTTCAATGTGAGCCTGACGGCGAGCTTCTGA
- a CDS encoding lipopolysaccharide biosynthesis protein encodes MESQSRPQYQRVFRTLHLQSWQPLLHYGTDPFTNGRRAQFSRVLAFCVRADYLSGGVGWLVGTLGVALFGTAMGWPAADQGAAMLYMTTIAFMNFSWSAGVFRLCNSFWLNMLVDLSGTLVRTVGSGLGFLYHMGLDYYLLVWSMTQLAMFTTSTGLGLLQLRLAGGIRFNPFARLAEGDAPGIWRFTLSTSGNHVLSSVFNQFGTLLVGGLLGPADAAVYRVSRQIGEGIAKPAQLMVPALYPEFIRLRDRQDWYGIKRVTVQLFLTIGGFSIALMGVAMLMGNILLTWMLHVHWHGGRHLIMLMLGSAVLGLGIVPLEPLLTVIGQVSRVLRARIIVTLTYLPLVYAMTRLWRLEGAAAAGVVAGLIMFGICLRPVLAWFGQMAPGRAPARPVTAETQGGEGGTGTS; translated from the coding sequence ATGGAATCACAGAGCAGACCTCAATACCAGAGGGTTTTTCGAACCCTCCACCTGCAGTCATGGCAGCCGCTGCTGCATTATGGCACCGATCCCTTCACCAATGGCAGGCGGGCGCAGTTCTCGCGCGTGCTGGCGTTCTGCGTGCGGGCCGACTACCTCAGTGGCGGGGTGGGCTGGCTGGTGGGCACGCTGGGCGTGGCGCTGTTCGGCACGGCCATGGGCTGGCCCGCAGCCGACCAGGGGGCGGCGATGCTGTACATGACCACCATCGCGTTCATGAATTTTTCATGGTCGGCGGGGGTGTTCCGGCTGTGCAATTCCTTCTGGCTCAACATGCTGGTTGACCTGTCGGGCACGTTGGTGCGCACCGTGGGGTCGGGGCTGGGCTTCCTGTATCATATGGGGCTGGATTATTACCTGCTGGTGTGGAGCATGACACAACTGGCCATGTTCACCACCAGCACCGGGCTGGGCCTGCTGCAACTGCGGCTGGCGGGCGGCATCCGCTTCAATCCGTTTGCCCGCCTGGCGGAGGGCGATGCGCCGGGCATCTGGCGCTTCACCCTTTCCACCAGTGGCAACCATGTGCTGAGTTCGGTTTTCAACCAGTTCGGCACGCTGCTCGTCGGCGGCCTGCTGGGTCCGGCCGATGCCGCCGTCTATCGCGTCTCGCGCCAGATTGGCGAGGGCATTGCCAAGCCGGCCCAGCTCATGGTGCCCGCCCTGTACCCCGAATTCATCCGCCTGCGTGACAGGCAGGACTGGTACGGCATCAAGCGCGTGACCGTGCAGCTTTTCCTCACGATTGGTGGTTTTTCCATCGCCCTCATGGGGGTGGCGATGCTGATGGGCAACATCCTGCTGACATGGATGCTGCATGTGCACTGGCATGGTGGCCGCCACCTGATCATGCTCATGCTGGGCAGCGCCGTGCTGGGCCTGGGCATCGTGCCGCTCGAACCACTGCTGACCGTGATCGGCCAGGTCTCGCGCGTGCTCCGTGCCCGCATCATCGTGACCCTGACCTACCTGCCTCTGGTTTATGCCATGACCCGGCTGTGGCGGCTTGAGGGGGCTGCGGCGGCAGGCGTCGTGGCGGGACTGATCATGTTTGGCATCTGCCTGCGCCCGGTGCTGGCCTGGTTTGGCCAGATGGCGCCGGGCCGTGCACCCGCCCGCCCCGTCACGGCGGAAACACAGGGCGGGGAAGGCGGGACGGGCACCTCCTGA
- a CDS encoding IS5 family transposase — MMKQTGFFDVEERLARLSGLGDQLEAFSRTVDFEVFRPDLEKALAYSDGSKGGRPPFDPVLMFKILVIQTLNNLSDERTEYLINDRLSFMRFLGLGLSDRVPDAKTVWLCQKRLTQAGAIDGLFNRFDATLRNAGYLPMSGQILDATLVAAPKQRNTNAEKADLREGRIPEDWQDKPAKLSHKDRHARWTLKFTKAKRQDDGTMPSSDLAIPFFGYKSHVSIDRKYRFIRKWKTTHAAASDGARLREGLLDKTNTASSVWADTAYRSKANEDFMEKQGFVSKVHRKKPHLKPMPRHIQKSNAGKSIIRSHVEHVFADQKSQTGLFVRTVGISRATMRIGLANIVYNMRRFLFLERLNASA; from the coding sequence ATCATGAAGCAGACGGGATTTTTTGACGTTGAAGAGCGGCTTGCCCGCTTGAGCGGGCTTGGTGATCAGCTCGAAGCATTTTCCCGGACTGTGGATTTTGAAGTCTTCCGCCCTGACCTGGAGAAGGCTCTGGCGTATTCTGACGGCAGCAAAGGCGGACGACCGCCATTTGATCCTGTGCTGATGTTCAAAATTCTGGTGATCCAGACGCTCAACAATTTGTCTGATGAGCGGACGGAATATCTGATCAACGATCGCCTCTCCTTTATGCGTTTCCTTGGTCTGGGACTTTCAGATCGGGTGCCGGATGCCAAAACGGTCTGGCTGTGTCAAAAGCGTCTGACCCAGGCGGGTGCGATCGATGGGCTGTTCAACCGCTTTGATGCCACCCTGCGCAACGCCGGGTATTTGCCGATGTCAGGCCAGATCCTGGATGCCACGCTGGTAGCGGCTCCGAAGCAGCGGAACACCAATGCAGAGAAAGCCGATCTTCGGGAAGGACGTATTCCTGAAGACTGGCAGGACAAACCCGCAAAGCTGTCGCACAAGGATCGTCATGCGCGATGGACACTGAAGTTCACGAAGGCGAAGCGGCAGGATGATGGAACCATGCCATCCAGCGATCTCGCCATCCCGTTCTTTGGCTATAAATCGCATGTTTCCATCGATCGAAAATACCGGTTCATCCGGAAATGGAAAACAACGCATGCCGCCGCCAGTGATGGCGCGCGATTGAGAGAGGGGCTGCTGGATAAAACCAATACAGCCTCAAGTGTCTGGGCTGACACGGCCTACCGCTCAAAAGCCAATGAAGACTTCATGGAAAAGCAGGGCTTTGTCTCCAAGGTTCATCGCAAAAAGCCGCATCTCAAGCCTATGCCCCGGCATATCCAGAAATCGAATGCAGGAAAATCCATTATCCGGTCGCATGTCGAGCATGTCTTTGCCGATCAGAAGTCACAGACGGGGCTGTTTGTCCGGACTGTCGGTATCAGCCGAGCCACCATGAGGATCGGGCTCGCCAATATCGTCTACAATATGCGCCGCTTCCTCTTCCTCGAAAGATTGAACGCGAGCGCATAG
- a CDS encoding TetR/AcrR family transcriptional regulator, with the protein MKASYDDIVIAARELFRERGYTGASMNDLAERVGLKKSSLYNRLPSKESLVVDVLELTLKETFEGLPDPAVDWMHTYRELIDRIVAVFSERGRCVGFHLAFGVPIDTPEAKTAVRDFVIALRARMAEILEKGAVDDPMRAATDALTRLQGATFWLAALDEIEPLRREAVGVLASVGISTQA; encoded by the coding sequence ATGAAAGCATCCTATGACGATATCGTGATTGCTGCGCGCGAACTCTTCCGGGAACGGGGATACACCGGCGCTTCGATGAACGACCTGGCCGAGCGGGTCGGTCTGAAGAAGTCCAGTCTTTATAATCGTCTTCCAAGTAAGGAATCGCTCGTCGTTGATGTTCTCGAATTGACCCTGAAGGAAACTTTTGAAGGGCTTCCCGATCCGGCAGTCGACTGGATGCACACTTATCGAGAACTGATCGACCGTATTGTCGCAGTCTTTAGCGAGCGTGGACGATGTGTAGGCTTCCACCTGGCTTTCGGAGTCCCGATTGACACGCCAGAGGCGAAGACGGCTGTCCGGGATTTCGTAATTGCATTGCGCGCCCGAATGGCGGAAATCCTCGAAAAGGGTGCGGTTGATGACCCTATGCGGGCAGCCACGGACGCCCTGACACGTTTGCAAGGAGCTACATTCTGGCTGGCGGCCCTCGACGAAATAGAACCGCTCAGACGGGAAGCGGTCGGTGTTCTGGCTTCTGTGGGGATATCAACGCAGGCCTGA
- a CDS encoding zeta toxin family protein: protein MTRLLIYAGPNGSGKSSLRVGTSADIEPVDIVIDPDQIARGINPGSPRDADREAGRRAIEIFNASLAAGKSISLETTLSGRSVIRRITAARNAGYHIELRYIALASVEMNVQRVRARAAGGGHFIEPEAIRRRYIGSLANLPTVIGLSDRVVISDNSGVMPEPVLEIENGQIVRRGMTMPAWLVSTCPDFCR from the coding sequence GTGACACGATTACTGATTTACGCAGGACCGAACGGCTCCGGAAAAAGCAGTCTGCGGGTTGGCACGAGCGCTGACATTGAGCCGGTCGACATCGTCATTGACCCCGACCAGATAGCGCGGGGGATCAACCCAGGCAGCCCGCGCGATGCAGACAGGGAGGCCGGACGGCGAGCCATCGAGATATTCAACGCGTCGCTGGCCGCCGGGAAGTCGATTTCTCTCGAAACGACATTATCTGGCCGTTCCGTAATCCGTCGCATCACGGCGGCGCGGAACGCCGGATATCATATCGAGCTGAGATATATTGCTCTGGCGTCGGTCGAAATGAATGTTCAGCGCGTCAGGGCACGTGCTGCGGGTGGTGGACATTTCATTGAACCGGAAGCCATTCGCAGACGATATATTGGCAGTCTCGCCAATCTTCCGACTGTTATTGGCCTGTCTGACCGTGTTGTCATCTCCGATAATTCAGGCGTTATGCCGGAGCCTGTGCTTGAAATCGAGAATGGTCAGATTGTGCGTCGAGGTATGACTATGCCTGCATGGCTGGTCAGCACATGTCCGGACTTCTGCCGTTAG
- a CDS encoding IS701-like element IS1452 family transposase, with amino-acid sequence MIQDMMSGGTSVEETLELWARSLRSAKDRMAPLFTQKRVVDSACAFLDVLIGNEPRKTGWMRAEAAGDPGPWRQQALLGRGHWDADALRDVVRDYVIEHLGTEEGVLVIDETGFLKKGQASCGVGRQYTGSAGKITNCQIGVFGAYVSERGHAFIDRALYLPKDWTSKPERLKRAHVPDDVVFATKPALASMMIERSIEAGVPFRWVAADSVYGVGDVERTLRRAGIGYVLGVKGNHWFGSWATEPLIAGEAKDIAAGLPDQAWRRLSAGHGTKGERLYDWAYLPLADLDAEEFDCPIAGPWTRGLLIRRNIADGDLAYFTTWSPKGTTTQELVNVEGTRWRIEEGFETAKNEFGLDHNETRSWHGWHRHVSLVMLAYAVMASVRYQANSLKPKKTQLRTRQSLSAGPFRRSGASS; translated from the coding sequence ATGATTCAGGATATGATGAGTGGCGGTACGTCTGTTGAAGAGACGCTGGAATTATGGGCGCGCTCGCTTCGGTCCGCCAAGGATCGGATGGCGCCGCTGTTCACGCAAAAACGTGTCGTAGATTCGGCCTGTGCTTTTCTTGATGTTTTGATTGGCAATGAACCACGCAAGACGGGATGGATGCGAGCGGAAGCCGCAGGAGATCCTGGTCCATGGCGGCAGCAGGCGCTTCTGGGACGCGGGCACTGGGATGCCGATGCCCTTCGTGACGTCGTCAGGGATTATGTGATTGAGCATCTGGGCACTGAAGAGGGCGTGCTGGTCATTGATGAGACCGGTTTTCTGAAGAAGGGTCAGGCGTCCTGCGGTGTGGGGCGGCAGTATACGGGATCTGCCGGCAAGATCACGAACTGCCAGATTGGTGTGTTTGGCGCTTATGTTTCGGAACGGGGGCATGCCTTTATTGACCGCGCCCTGTATCTCCCGAAAGACTGGACATCAAAGCCTGAGCGTCTGAAGCGGGCCCACGTTCCCGATGACGTGGTGTTTGCAACCAAACCGGCGTTAGCCTCGATGATGATTGAGCGAAGTATTGAGGCCGGTGTGCCGTTCCGCTGGGTTGCAGCAGACAGCGTGTATGGCGTGGGCGACGTAGAACGCACGCTTCGCCGGGCAGGAATTGGATATGTGCTTGGGGTCAAGGGCAATCACTGGTTCGGATCATGGGCAACGGAACCGCTGATTGCCGGAGAGGCGAAAGATATTGCAGCAGGACTGCCAGACCAGGCCTGGCGTCGTCTGTCAGCGGGGCACGGCACAAAAGGTGAGCGACTTTATGACTGGGCGTATCTTCCGCTTGCTGATCTGGATGCTGAAGAATTTGACTGCCCTATAGCCGGACCATGGACACGTGGCCTGTTGATCCGCCGAAACATCGCTGACGGGGACCTTGCCTATTTTACGACCTGGAGCCCGAAAGGGACAACCACGCAGGAACTGGTGAACGTTGAAGGGACGCGCTGGAGGATCGAAGAAGGGTTCGAGACGGCCAAAAACGAATTTGGTCTTGATCATAACGAGACCCGCTCCTGGCATGGTTGGCATCGGCACGTCTCTCTGGTCATGCTGGCCTATGCCGTCATGGCCAGTGTCCGTTACCAGGCAAACTCACTGAAACCGAAAAAAACACAACTCAGAACACGACAGTCCTTGTCCGCTGGTCCATTCAGGAGATCAGGCGCCTCGTCGTAA
- a CDS encoding IS5 family transposase (programmed frameshift) — protein MSDLYWLTEEQMDRLRPFFPKSHGKPRVDDRRVLSGIIFVNRNGLRWRDAPREYGPHKTLYNRWKRWKRWSAMGVFIRMMEGLATGKAEPQTIMIDATYFKAHRTASSLRFKKGGSGRLIGRTKGGMNTKLHAVTDRNGRPLDFFMTAGQISDYTGAAALLDSLPPAEWMLADRGYDADWFREALEEKGIKPCIPGRKSRAKPVKYDKRKYKIRHRIEIMFSRLKDWRRVATRYDRCPTVFFSAVCLAATVLFWL, from the exons ATGAGTGACCTGTATTGGTTGACGGAGGAGCAGATGGATCGTCTGCGGCCCTTTTTCCCGAAGAGCCATGGCAAACCTCGCGTTGATGATCGTCGTGTGTTGAGCGGGATCATTTTCGTGAACAGAAATGGTCTGCGCTGGCGTGATGCGCCCCGGGAATACGGTCCACACAAGACGCTCTACAACCGCTGGAAGCGCTGGAAGCGCTGGAGCGCTATGGGGGTATTCATCCGCATGATGGAGGGACTGGCTACTGGCAAGGCAGAGCCTCAGACAATCATGATTGATGCGACCTATTTCAAGGCACATCGCACGGCTTCGAGCCTGCGGT TTAAAAAAGGGGGCTCAGGCCGTTTGATCGGGCGGACCAAAGGCGGGATGAATACGAAGCTGCATGCTGTCACCGACCGGAACGGACGTCCGCTCGACTTCTTCATGACAGCAGGTCAGATCAGTGATTATACTGGTGCCGCTGCCCTTCTGGACAGTCTGCCACCAGCCGAATGGATGCTGGCAGACCGGGGCTATGACGCTGACTGGTTCAGAGAGGCCCTGGAGGAGAAAGGGATCAAACCCTGTATTCCTGGTCGAAAATCTCGTGCAAAACCGGTCAAATACGACAAACGGAAATACAAAATACGCCACCGTATCGAGATCATGTTCAGCAGGCTCAAGGACTGGAGACGGGTCGCAACACGCTATGACAGATGCCCGACCGTCTTCTTCTCGGCAGTCTGCCTCGCCGCAACCGTCTTGTTCTGGCTATGA
- a CDS encoding cation:proton antiporter, with translation MDTISLIALLFVLAAAFSILNHHTFRVPATIGVLIFSLLASLLVVALNLLIPDYDLQALSRSMLGIINLPVALLNGVLSLLLFAGAMQVDVGHLRAKLMSVTALSVLGTVLAVVLLAGAVWSILPLMGHAVPFSWCIVLGAILAPTDPVSVVGMLKRLRLPGPLQAVFAGESLFNDGVGVVIFGVTIGLATGDSQGLAASAIVLSFCREALGGGLLGAMTGWIALRVLKEQRDPHIDLLTSLALATGTFSIASHLGMSGAIAVVVAGLCFETSYSDSVFDEASRQNLDVAWTLMDEVLNVLLFMLIGFEILEITPRLFTMMATLMVIPLSIVVRALSVLFSTLPIHLRQWERGRVLGILTWGGLRGGISVSLALGLPPGELRNLLLPVCYGVVVFTTIVQGLTMEWVVRRLYPSSTSGPE, from the coding sequence ATGGATACTATCAGCCTTATTGCCCTGCTTTTCGTGCTCGCCGCAGCCTTTAGCATTCTCAATCACCACACGTTTCGCGTTCCAGCGACAATCGGTGTCCTGATCTTTTCGCTGCTGGCATCCCTGCTGGTTGTGGCTTTGAACCTGCTGATTCCGGACTATGATCTGCAGGCTCTGTCGCGGTCTATGCTGGGGATCATCAATCTACCCGTAGCGCTTCTGAACGGTGTGCTGTCACTTCTTCTCTTTGCGGGAGCCATGCAGGTTGATGTCGGGCACCTGCGTGCCAAATTGATGTCCGTGACAGCCCTCTCTGTCCTTGGAACGGTGTTGGCTGTGGTCCTTCTGGCGGGTGCAGTCTGGAGTATTTTGCCCCTGATGGGCCATGCCGTTCCGTTTTCATGGTGCATCGTGCTCGGTGCGATTCTCGCACCCACAGATCCGGTTTCGGTCGTGGGCATGCTGAAGCGTCTGCGACTTCCGGGACCACTTCAGGCAGTTTTCGCGGGCGAGAGTCTGTTCAATGACGGTGTGGGAGTTGTTATTTTTGGTGTGACGATCGGGTTGGCGACCGGAGACAGTCAGGGTCTGGCCGCTTCTGCGATTGTGCTCAGCTTTTGCCGTGAGGCGCTTGGTGGTGGTCTGTTAGGTGCCATGACCGGATGGATCGCGCTTCGTGTACTCAAGGAGCAACGGGATCCGCATATCGATCTGCTGACGTCATTGGCCCTAGCGACCGGAACCTTCAGTATCGCCAGCCATCTTGGCATGTCAGGCGCGATAGCTGTCGTCGTGGCTGGATTGTGTTTTGAAACCAGCTATAGCGATTCCGTTTTCGATGAAGCATCCCGCCAGAACCTCGATGTCGCGTGGACCCTTATGGACGAAGTGCTGAATGTCCTGCTATTCATGCTTATCGGTTTTGAAATTCTGGAGATCACGCCGCGTCTGTTTACCATGATGGCGACGCTCATGGTGATTCCGCTGTCTATTGTCGTGCGCGCACTGAGCGTGTTGTTCTCCACTCTTCCGATTCATCTCAGACAATGGGAACGGGGCCGTGTTCTTGGTATCCTGACCTGGGGTGGTTTGCGCGGTGGCATCTCGGTCTCACTGGCGCTTGGATTGCCTCCAGGTGAATTGCGCAATCTGTTGCTGCCTGTCTGTTACGGTGTGGTGGTGTTTACCACCATCGTACAGGGACTGACCATGGAATGGGTCGTCCGCAGGCTTTACCCATCATCAACATCCGGGCCAGAATGA
- a CDS encoding chloride channel protein, which yields MGAAVADAIARRLSLGRADCRALLAAGAGAGLATAFNAPAAGAVFVLEELVGQFEARMVCAALGASISAIMFSRGILGSQPDFIASYPVLPTAVAKQLFFVMTGLMTGLLAVGYNRTILAALRLADRLPVSIYTRATLIGGLAGLVVWLDPHLAGGGDWITQAAISNTINWHLIPLLFVFRLVFGAVSYAAATPGGLFAPMLALGALSGLACSFVAQILSPDTALATAPFVIVGMASMFAGSVRSPVTGIILVMEMTGSSDLVLPLLCGSFSAMVVAGACGDTPIYEALRLRAAVGRR from the coding sequence ATGGGAGCCGCAGTAGCCGATGCGATCGCACGACGGCTCTCACTGGGACGGGCAGACTGCCGTGCCCTTCTTGCCGCTGGCGCGGGAGCAGGTCTTGCAACGGCCTTCAATGCGCCAGCCGCAGGTGCTGTTTTTGTCCTGGAAGAACTGGTGGGGCAATTTGAGGCGAGAATGGTCTGCGCAGCGCTCGGAGCGTCCATCTCAGCCATTATGTTCAGTCGTGGCATTCTAGGCAGTCAGCCCGATTTCATCGCATCTTATCCGGTTCTACCTACAGCAGTTGCGAAGCAGTTATTCTTTGTCATGACTGGTCTCATGACAGGCCTACTGGCAGTCGGATACAACCGAACAATTCTTGCAGCACTGCGCCTTGCCGACCGTCTGCCTGTCAGCATATACACCAGAGCCACCCTAATCGGCGGACTGGCCGGACTTGTCGTATGGCTTGATCCCCATCTGGCGGGTGGAGGCGACTGGATCACCCAGGCCGCAATAAGTAATACGATAAACTGGCATCTTATTCCCCTCCTGTTCGTTTTCCGCTTGGTATTCGGGGCAGTTTCCTATGCTGCCGCGACACCTGGCGGATTATTCGCGCCTATGCTTGCCTTGGGGGCACTATCAGGGTTGGCCTGCAGCTTTGTCGCACAAATACTGAGCCCGGACACAGCACTGGCGACTGCGCCGTTCGTGATTGTTGGCATGGCTTCAATGTTCGCAGGATCCGTTCGATCACCCGTGACGGGCATTATCCTCGTCATGGAAATGACTGGATCATCCGATCTTGTATTACCGCTCCTGTGCGGAAGCTTCTCAGCAATGGTGGTGGCAGGTGCATGCGGAGATACCCCGATCTACGAGGCCTTACGACTTAGGGCAGCAGTCGGCAGACGCTGA